DNA from Deltaproteobacteria bacterium:
CCGACAACGGCTCGTTCGCGGTCGCGATCGACGGCAAAAGCCTGGGCACGGTCGTCGCCACCGGCGCGGACGCCGAGGGCGTGGCCGAGTTCAAGCTGCCCGACGGCAAACACACGATCGAGATCACCGCGCTCACCAAGGATTCGCGCGCCTACGGTGTGATCCTGGGCCGCGACGGGCCCGGCGTGGTGTGGGACGCGCTGGGCGTCAACGGCACCGGCGTGCCGAGCTGGTTGTCGGCGAACGAGGACAACTGGATTGCGCACCTGCGTCACCGCAATCCCGATCTCATCATCCTCGCGCTCGGCACCAACGACACCTCGCCCGACCTCGATCTGGAGGCGTACAAGAAGCAGGTCGCGCGGCTGATCGAGCGCGCGCGCAAAGCCGTGCCCAGCGCGTCGATCCTGTGGCAGGCGCCGCTCGACCGCGCGACCAAATCGGGCGGCGATCTGGTGACGAGTCCGATGCTGCCGAAGATCGTGGCTGCGCAGCGCGAGGTGGCGAAGCAGCAGAAGGCGGCGTTCTGGAGCGCGTACGACGCGATGGGCGGCAACGGCTCGATGGCGCGCTGGTACAAGGCCAAGCCGCAACTGGGTGCGGCGGATCTGTTCCACCCGACGCGCGAGGGCGGCGAAGTGATCGCCAAGATGCTCTACGACGCGATGATGACGGACTTCGCGAAGTATCTGCAGAAGAGCGGCGTGGCCGCGTCGGCGCGCGAAGCGGTGGCGAGCCCGCTGGTGAAGCTGAGCCCGAATTGACAGGGAGCGATCACGCCCGCGTCGTTCGCGGCGCGCCAGCGTGAAGGCACGGGTCGCCGGGAATCAAACCGGAGCGTGGGCCGAATTGAAAGGGGGTTTGCCGCCGCTTTGCACGCGGCCGTCGAGTCCGGCTTGGATCTGTCGAACGAATTCTTCCGCGGCGGCGCGAGGGTTAGCGGCATTTCGGATCGGGCGTCCGACGACGATGTAATTCGCTCCTTCGCAAATCGCGGTCCGCGCGTCGACGTGGCGCTTGTGATCGTCCATGCTTCCGTCCGATTGGCGGATGCCGGGGGTGACGATGACGATCTGACCGCCGACCTGCTCGCGAATGGTTCGAGCTTCGCGTCCCGACGCGATGACTCCGTCGCAACCGAGTTCTGCGGCCCGCTTCGCCCTGGCCAGCACGAGGTCGTCCACCGTGCACGCGAATCCCAAGTCCCGCATGTCGTCGTTGTCCAGACTCGTGAGAACCGTAACGATCAGAATCTTCAGGTCCGCGTCTCCTCGCCCATTGACGGCCGCCTGAACGATTTTTCCCCCGCCGTGGACAGTGAGGAAACTGATCCCGAGTTTGGCGGCCTGACGCACCGTGCGCTCGACGGTCTCCTCGATATCGTTGTACTTCAAATCGAGAAAAACGCGTTTCCCCCGGGCGAGCAACCAGTTCACCATCTCGGTTCCGCCGACCAGGTGGAGTTCCAAGCCGACCTTGAAAAACGAGACAACGCCATCCAGTTGGTCGACGAGAGTCTTCGCGCTGTCGGCAGAGGAAAAGTCCAGCGCCACAATGAGTCGGTCGGCGGCTTCAGTCATCTTGGAGCTCCCGTGACATGGCTTTGAGCGGTCTGATCGGCAGCTCGCGCTGGGGCTGCAAGTACTCGATGTAACTCGCCACGGCATCCCGGATCAGGACGCTGCGGGGAATCTTTGTTCTCGCGGAGATTCTGTCAAGCTCTTCGAGCAGGTTCGGGTCGAAAGACACACTGACGGGGATTTTTCGCTCCACCATGGCATGCTCCAGTTCGCTTCTTAATAATCTGAATAATTAAGATTGTCAAAGATACCTCGGCACTTTCCGGCCCGCACCTGTCATTCGCTCTTCGCTCAGGTTTTTTTCCAAGGAAGGCACGTGCTATGAATGCTCTGTCTTGGATCCGAACGGAGACAGCGATGCGACGGGTGATTGGCGTACTGGCGGTGACGGTGGTGATGTTCGCAACGGGAACGGCGACGGCGCTGGACGATCAGCCCTTCGCGTTCGCGGGGGGCGGGCTCGGCATCCACACCATCGACGCGCCGGCGTACAACGACGCGCTTGCCGCGGTGAACGCCGACGACTTCCGCACGTGGTCGCCCGCGATCGGTGCGTGGTTCGGCGCGGGGCTCGACCGCATCTGCCTCGAAGGCTTTCTCGGCGGCGGCGGGCAGTCGCAGTCGGGTTCGGCGGGCGACCTGGACCTCGGCGCGTTCTTCATCGGCCTCGACGGCGGCTACGCGTTCATCGATACGCGGCGCGTGCGTGCGTTTGCTCTGGCGGGCCTCGCCCTCACCGGCCAAAGCCTGAGCATCGACTGGAGCGCCGACACGCAGTCGACGATCGACGATGCGCGCGATTCGACGAGCGGGCGGGCGGGATCGTCGCCGAGCACCACGGTGGACGCCGAGATCGCCGACATTCCGCGCTCGACCGACATCAGCCGCACGGCGCTGGCGGGGCATCTGGCGCTGCAACTTGACGTGTACGTGGCCGAGTGGAAGAGCCGCGAATGGCTCTCGCGGCTGTCGGTGGGCGGGCGCGTGGGCTGGCTGCCGGCGATCGCGACCGGCGAATGGCGGAACAGCTCGGGCGACGACGTTTCGGGCGACACGCCCGACGCCTCGGCGAGCATGTCGTACGTGTTTCTGACGATCGGCGGGGCGTGGGACAAGCGGCGCGAGACGCGACTCCACAAGGGCAACGTCCCGGCCGAATCGGACAAGCTGAATGCGCCGAAGAAACCGGAGGACAATCGGCGGGTCAAACCGCGAAAGGGCGACGAGCGGATCGAGCGCGAGATGAAAAAACCGCGAAAGGACGACGATCGGCTGGAGCGGGAGATGAAGAAGCCGAAGAAGGACCCCGACCGCTCGAAGGATCCCGATCGCGATCTCGACAAAAAGCCGGGCGCGGTGCCGCCGCTGAAGGACGATCGGGGCGACAAGAAAGACGACAAGAAAGACGACGACGAGAAGGACGACGACAAGGACAAGAAGGATAAGGACAAAGACAAGGACGACGACGACGACAAGGACAAGGGCGGCGGGCGGAAGTAGTTCGCGCTACTCGAAGCGCACGAAATCGACGACGAGCGCGCTGTCCCAGTAAGGGTCCGCGGTATCGGCGACGCCCAGCACCAGGGTGATCGTCTCGCCGGGATAAACCGGCCACGCCGCGAATCCACCGCTCGCCAAATGGGCGTCCCACACCGCGCCCCCCGCGTTGTACGACGCATCCACCGACGTCGCGATGCCGCCGAGCGTCGATGCCGATCCCGGAATGTCGCCGAAGTCGCCGCCCGATCCGTTCTCCATCGTGCGATCGACCGCGAATCCGCGCGTCCCGCCCGCGACGAACGCGAACGCCGTGTCGGCGTAAGGCGAGCCAAGCCACTCGGAGGCGTCCTGCGTGAGCAGGTCGTAGGAGAGGATCATGCTCGTCGCGCCATCGGGCACGACGATCGCGCGCGCGGCGAGGCATGCGGTGCGTCCGTCGCCACCCGTGGTCAGCAGCCCGTACGCCGCCTCGTCGCCCGCCGGGAACAGGTCGGCGTACGCCGCGATGTCCGTCGACAGGCAGTCACCCGATTCGCCGATCGACGCGGCGGTCCATCCTGTGGTGTCGCCGGTTTCGAAATCGCAATTCACGCAATCATCGGCGGCGCCGATCGCAACGCCGTCCGCCGCGAGGTCGAATTCCGCGCCGGAGACGACAACCGTGCCGTCGGAAAACATTGCGCCCACGGGCGTCGCGCAGTCCGGGCCGACGCCCGCCACGCCGCATTTGGGATTGGGGTTTGCCGCGACATCCGTAATCGGAACCGCGAGAGCCGAGACGCAGCCGTCGCCGGTCGCCACCAGGGTCGCGGCGCGGCCCCAATCGGCGGCTGACGCTTCGCGCGCGGTGGGAACGGCGAACGCCCCGCTCGCTCGCGCCAACGCGGCGATCGAACGCGCACCGCCGGTCACGCGAACGGCGGTGACCGCCTCGCCTTCGCAGGTCGATGCGACCGTGCCCGTGGCGAATCCGACTTCTCCCTGCGCCGCGTAGGCTGCATACCAGCCCGAACCCGCCGGCCCGACCGCGTCGCCCAGCAGTGCGGCGGCCTCGTCGTCGAGGCGCATCACCGCGCCATCCCACGCGAGCTTGTGAACGAAGCGCGGTTCGCTCGCGCCGTCGTCAACCTTCGTCAGCGCGATCTGGTGTTCGATGCCCGACAGGTCGAGCCCCGCACCGGCGAGGCTGCCGCCGTTCTCGGCGAGCGTCGCGTTGATCTCATCGAAGTTCACCGACCACAGGCCGTCCAGCATGCCGAGCTGCGTGGAGTCGAGCCGAAACGCGAAGAGGAATCGCCAGCCGCCGGGGGTCGGCACGCCGGCGTCGCCTTCCGAAAGACTCCATGTGTAGCCGGTGCGTTCGCGCAGCAGGTCCTCGGCGGTGGGCGCGTTGGCGTCCTCTTCCTGTTCGTCCTCTTCCTCGTCCTCGTCGCCGCCCCCGCCGCACGCAACCAGAACCGTCGCGAGCACCGCGACCAGCGCCCACGCGAGGAATCGTCGAATATGAATCGTGCAAATCACGCCGCACGTCCCGTCTTCAAAAAAGCGCGTCATGCTTTCCGGTTTTGGCCGCATCGTCAATCCCGCGTTCCCTTGTCCCCGTTCCGATCGGCGTGACGCTCCACAGCCCATTGGCGGGTGGCGTTGTTCGCGTCGTCCTTTCGCGATAAACTAGTCAATTCTACTCGTTGCGGGGGTCCTCCGATGCGCGGTCGCGTCGCGTTTGCGTGCGTTTGGGTGGTGGTGTCGGCTTGGATATTGCTGTTGGCGGGCGCGGCGGGCGCGGCCGATCCGGGTCCGACCCCGGACTACGTCCATCTGTCGTGGCAGAACGACCCCGCGAACACCATGACGATCATGTGGCGCACGATGAACGGCGTCACCGACCAGGTGGTGCAGTACGGACCAACCGCGAGCTACGGCCAGAGCGCGACCGGCACATGGGCCGCGCTGCCCGAGGGCCGCGGTTACAGCCACACGGTCGAGATCACGGGCCTCGCCGAAAACACGCCCTATCATTACCGCGTGGGCGACGGCGGATCGAACTGGTCTGGCGACAAAACCTTCAAGACCGCGTTTGCGGGCGACAATCTGTGCGCACCGTTTCGCTTCATCTCGATGGGCGACGCGCGCTCGTCCACCGGCTCGGGCGCGTCGATCTACTGGTCCACGGTCATGGACGCCGCCACCGACGAAAACCCCGACTTCATTCTCTTCGGCGGCGACATGATCGCCGACGGCGACGAACAGGAAGACGGCTGGGAGGATTTCTTCGACCGTGCCGAGGGCGACCTGTCGAAGTTCCCCATCATGGCGGTGTGGGGCAACCACGAACACCACGGCGTCAGCGCGTTCCTCGACAACTTCGCGTTTCCCGTAAACGACGTCACGGGCACCGAGGATTGGTACGATTTCCGCGTCGGCCCGGTCCACTTCTTCGCGCTTTCCACCGAGCACGGCGCGACCGGCTACCAGCAGCAGGCGACATGGATGGACGAAAAACTCGGCGACACCGACGCGCCGTGGACGATCTCGTTCCAGCACCGGCCCACGTATTCGTCGGGCACCACGCACGGCTCCGAACCCGAGTGCCAGCAGTACTTCCTGCCGGTGTACGACACGCACGAGATCGACGTGAACATCGGCAGCCACGACCACATGTACGAGCGCACCAAGCCGGTCCGCAACGGCACGCCGATCGCGGGCGAGGACTATTCGCTGGGCACGATGTACCTGGTGTCGGGGGGCGCGGGCGCGTTCGTGAATCCCATCCTCAACATCTTCAACAACTTCTACCTCAAGGGCATCGGCGCGACGCACTACGTCATCTTCGACGTCGCATTCAACCGCATGCGGCTCACGGTCAAGAGCGAGTTCGGCCTGACCTACGACTCGTTCGAGTGGAGCAAGGAGGAACTCGGCTATCCCACGGCGGCGTTCACGGGTCCCGCGGGCGCCATCGAGGCGCTCGAGCCGGCAACCTTCGACGCGTCGGACGCCTTCGATCCGTGCGACACGCTCGCGGACTACGACTGGGATTTCGGCGACGGCTTGTCGGGCTCCGGCGTCATCGTGGATCACGCGTGGGACGGACCGGGAACCTACACGGTGACGCTGACCGTCACCGACAACGACGGCAACACCGACACGGCCCAACTCGATGTCACGGTGCTGCCCGCGATGCCGGACGACGATACCGACGACGATTCGACGGATGACGACACGACCGACGACGACACGACCGATGACGACACAGCGGATGACGATACGACGGATGACGATTCCGACGACGACACGTGGTTCCCGGACGACGACGACTCCGCGGATGACGACGCGACGGCGGATGATGACGCGACGGGCGGCGACTCTTCCGGCGAATCGGGCGACGACAACGATGGAGGATGCGGATGCTAGACGCGGCGTACACACTCTTTCCCGACCCGTTTCGCGCTCTGGTCGCATCGATCGGTCTCGTCCTTCTCCTCGCCGTCGCGTCGGCGTGCGCCGGCGGCGACGATGACGACGACGATTCGAGCGACAACGACTCGGACGCCGCCGCCGATATCTGGCGCCCTGCGCCCGGCACGACGTGGCAATGGCAACTGAGCGGCGCGATCGACGAGTCGTTTGACGTCGAGATGTACGACATCGATCTTTTCGATGTTCCGGGCCAAATGATGCAAGCCCTTCGCGACAGCGGGCGCGTGGTGATCTGTTATTTTTCCGCGGGCAGTCTTGAGGACTGGCGCGAGGATGCCTCGCAGTTTCCCGAAGAGGCGCTCGGAAACAATCTGGATGGCTGGGAAGGCGAGCGCTGGCTCGATGTCACCAACGCCGCCGTCCGAGAAATCATGCTCGCGCGTCTCGATGTGGCGGTCGTAAAAGGGTGCGATGGCGTGGAGCCGGACAATGTGGACGGTTACGACAACGACAACGGCCTCGGCCTGACGGAGTCGGATCAGATCGATTACAACCGTTTCCTCGCGGATGCGGCGCACGCGCGCGGGCTTTCGATCGGTCTGAAAAACGACATGGGACAGATCGACGACCTGCGCGACGATTTCGACTGGGCGCTCAACGAGGAATGTCACGCGTACGACGAGTGCGGCGCCTACGCGGATTTTCTCGCGGCGGGAAAAGCCGTCTTCAACGCGGAATATGTGGATGACTGGCCCGATGCGCCCGCGCTCGCCGAGGATATCTGCGGCACGTTTCCCGATCTTTCCACGATCGTCAAAGAGTGGGATCTGACGGCGCGACGCCTGTCCTGCGACGCGGTGTGAGGGTCGCGACACGACAGGAGGTTCGCGGCAAAACAGGAGGTGCGCGACACGGAGCGCGTCACCACCGCCTGACCGACTCCACGCGCGGCGACGCGGCGAGATCGAGGACCCATACGCGCATCGTCTTGCCGTAGAAGCGGAACTCGCCCCGACTTTCGAATCCCCACGACGCGAGTTGGCGGTTCGCGCCCTCGTTGTCCGTTTCCGTCGTGATCTTCACGCGCGCATGGCCGCGATGCGCGAGTTCGTCGAAGAGCACCTTGTTGATGAGGCCCGAGACGCGCGTGCCGCGCAGATCGGGGTCGAAACAGCAAAACAGCGACTCGGCGGCGACGTCGTCGTCCACTCGGCTGCGCGAGAAGTAAAACGGTGTGGACGCGACCTGTGCGAGCAGAGTCGGTCGGCGGATGAGCCCGCCCAGCGCCGCGAACGCGAGACGCCCGCCCCGCGCACGGGCGATGTCGCGCATCATGCGGCGCGGGTTTTCGCTGCCCGCGATGAAGCCGCGCACCGTGCGCGCCGCACCCTCGCCGTCCTCGTACACAAAGCCGATGAAATCGCGGCGCGCGATCATGCCCGCGTAAATCTCGCTCAAAAATCCCGTGCCGAGCCGACCCCAGATGGTGCGTCCCATGCCCTCGGCATGCATCGCCGCCACGCGCGGAACGTCGGGCTCGCGCATCGGGCGAATGCGTTCGAGCCATGCGGGATCGTAGTCGAGGGGGCCGACGGTCATGGCGCGCTCAATCGGATTTTTTCGTGCGGGCTTTCGCGACATGCGCCGCGAAGGGCTCGTCCGAAATCGACCTATGCTGCGCCGCGAGAAAATGCCCGACGAAATCCTCGTACTCGACCGCGTAGGATTCGTTCAGCAGCCGCCGCGAGAGTTCGAGCGAGACGGCGTTGAACGGCAGAAACTCGTCGATCGTTTTCGCGAGCGCGGCGTCGGCGTCAACCGGGTCGTAGAGCCGATCGACGAGCCCGATCCGCTCGGCCTCGTCCGCCGCGAGCATCCGGCTCGTGAGCACGATCGATTTGGCGCGCCCCAGGCCGATGAACTTGGCGAGGCGGAACGTGGCGAGGCCCGGGATAAAACCGAGACGCACCTCGTTGAAGCCGATCCGAGCGCCGCGCGCCATCAGGCGAAAATCGCACACGAGCGCGAGCTGCGCGCCGCCGCCCACGCACTCGCCGTTGATCTGCGCAATCGTGATCTTGGGAAGTTTCTCGATCGCGGTGCAGGCCTTTTCCCACTTGTGAAAGCCATTGATGTCCGCCGCGCGGCCGGGCTCGAAATCGGCGAGATCAATGCCCGAGCAGAACACGTCGCCCGCGCCGCGAATGACGAGCACATCGGCCTTCGACTCGTCGGCCAGATGCTCGCACGCCGCGACCAGCTCGCGCACCATCTTCATGTTCGTGGCGTTGCCCGCTTCGGGCCGGTTCAGCGTGAGCGTGGCGACGCGCGGGCCGTCCGTGAGCGTCAGTGTTTCGTAACCCATCTCTCTCCTCACCAGCGCAACAGCGCCGTCTCGATGCTCGTGCCCGGGCCCATCGCGATCATCACGCCGTAGTCGCCGTCCTTCGCGATTTGCTCGTCACGCAGTCGCGCCAGCGAAAACAGCACCGACGCCGACGAGAGATTGCCGAAGCCGCGCAGGATCGCGCGCGTGTGGCGCACGTCGTGATTCGTGAGGCCGAGATTGTACTTGATGCTGTCGATGACTTTCTTTCCGCCCGAATGTACGAGCCAGTGCGCGATGTTTCGCTGCTTGAGGCCGAAGCGGTCCAGCAGGCGCATCACGGGCACACGCACGTTATTGCCGATGACGTAGGGGATATTGTGATCGAGAAAAAACGAGAGCTTGCCGCCCACGGTGTCGAAACGCATCGCGTCGATCGCCTCGGGAATGATGTGCGATTCGAAACCGAGCACCGCGGGGTGCGTTTCGGAATTCCCCGTCGTGAGCACGGCGGCCGCCGCGCCGTCGCCGAACAGCGAGTTGACGACGGCGGTGCGCATGGTCTCGTCGTGCACATACGCCGCGGAGCACACCTCGCAGCACAGCAGCAGCGACCGCGCGCCGGGGTGCGCACCGGCATACGACGCCGCCGGCGCGAGGCCGTTGAGCGCGGCGTTGCAGCCCATGCCGATGATGTCGAGCCGGTGCACGTCGGCGCGAAATCCCATCGCACGCACGAGATGCGCGCTGATGCCCGGACACAAAAACCCCGTGCTGGTGACGGTCACGAGTTGGTCGATGTCGCCCGGAGCGAGCTCTCCCATGTCCAGCGCCGCGCCGACCGCCCGCGCGCCCATGTCGAGCACGCCGCGCAGATGCTTGCCGATCAGTTCCTCGGGCGACTCGTCGGCGTAGCCGTCGCCGTTGGCGGGCGGCAGATAGAGATGGCGCGATTCGATATGGCTGTTGCGAAACAACGCGCGCGAACGGGGATCATCCACACGGAACAGATCGAGGAACTGATCCTGCGTGTAGCGGTCCGGCGGATTCGCCGTGCCGATGGCCGCGATGCGCGGCGCGATGAAATCCGAACGTGTCATGGCGTCAGCGGCTTGCAAGCCTCGACGCTATCGCGTCCGATTTCGCATGTCCATCGGCGCGACATTGGGCGCAATGTTCAGCCCGTGACGCCGGGGACTATTTTAGTGCTCGACGGCGAAAGCCGCCTTCACGACGGCGGTGATGTCCTTTTCCAGCGACGTCGTGTCGTTCATGCCGTAGCCCGACACGTCGGTGGAATAACGCGGCGTCACCTGAAACACGCCCGAGCTGATCGAACGCAGCACACCGACCTTGCCGCCCGCGGAGTCGGCCATTTTCTCGGCGCGAACCTTGGCGTCGTCCGTGGCGAGGCCGAGCATCTCGATGCGCATCTCGGCGAGCTTGGTGAAGTAGTATTCGGGCGCGTAGGATTCCAGCGGCACGCCCTCTTCGATCAGATCCGTCACCTTGCGCGAGACGGCCGTGACCCGCGCGACGTCGGTCGACTGGATCTCGAAGCCCTGCGACAACTCGTAGCCGACGACCTCGTTGATCGTCTGGTCGCCTTCCAACACGCGCGTCTGGTACATCGGCGAGGTGGCGATGGGCGGAAAGACGAGCTCCTCGGGCTTCACGCCCTCCTTCTGGAAGTAGGCCTTGAGCCGTTCGACGTGGCGCTTGATCTCGGGGAACGCGGCCTGCGAGGTTGCACCGGTCGCCGAGAGCCGCCCGCGCCAGATCATGAAGTCGGACTGGATCGGTTTCGTCGCCGAACCGGTCGAACTGATGATCTCCTCGCCGCTTTTCAGATCGCGCACGGTGTTCGACAGGAAACGCCCGGCGAGCGAGATCCCCACGGCCAGCGCGAGCATGCCCCAGAAAAACGGCCAGTTGTCCTTCGACATCGAGTCCTCCGCGTTGGAAGGGACTCTACACCCGCACAGCTCGGACGGGCAACGGGCGCGGCCTTGCGTCGCCCGCGTCGTTTCGGGAAGATCGCCCGAGTCCTTTTTCCCGGAGGATCGACATGACCTTTCGCTCGGCCCTGCTCGCATTCGTCTCCGCGCTGTTGGTGATCCTGGCGGTCCTGATGACGAACGGTCTCGCGTTCGCCCAGGACGACGGCGGCGCGAACCCGTATGACGACGGTCTGGACGACGAGCGCGAAACGCACTTCGGGGGCGGGCTGCTGCAGGTGGGGGGCGTGTTCTTCGACTTCGACCGGATCAACTCGACGCTGAAGAAGTGGGGCTACCCGGAGTTCGACGGCAACTTCACGACGGTGGGCTTCGAGTCGTTCTACCGCCGGGGCAATCTCCGCAGCGATTTCATGGTGCCGATCTTCATCCGCGAGTCGGACAGCTCGACGCGCTTCGAGTCGGCGATGATGGGCGGCGCGATCATTGGCCACGTCGGGTTCAACATGGTCCCGCCCACCGTCTTCAACTGCTACCCGATGATCGGCATCGGCTACGGGTGGCTCCAGATGTCGCACACCGAGAAGGGCGGCAATTCGGTCGAGGTCGCGCACACCTCCACCCGGCGCGTGCTGAACATGACCGCCCACAACTTCATCCTCGACGCCGGCGCCGTGCTGGATGTCACGATCCCGACCTTCGACCGCAAGGGGCGGCAGGAGCACTTCGTGATCTCCGCGCGCGGCGGGTACATGTGGACGCCGCCCGCCGCGGACTGGCGCAGCGGCGCGTTCAACGTCTCGGGCGGACCCGAGTTCCACATGACGGGACCCTACGTGCTCGTGGGTATCGGCGGCGACCGGGAGACCTACGACTGAGGCGAGTCCAAAGAATGACGATTTGAATTGTGGCCCGGCCGCCCCCGGCCGGGGAATTCACATCGTCGCGGGCGAGGGCGCCCGCGCCACGCTCCAATCAGTCCCGTTCGGCGCATTCGGACTACGCGGAGAACGCCGCCTCGCCGCGCGTCGAGACAGCCCACCACGCCAACCCCGCCACACTCACCGCGACTGCGATCTCCGCGGCCCACCAACCGGCAGCCTGCATGAGGGCGAGCGCGATCAGGTTCACCGTGCCGTGCACGAAGATCGCGGCGAGCACCGCTTTGCCGGCGCGGCCCGCGTTGATCCCGCGCGCCACCATCAC
Protein-coding regions in this window:
- the pyrF gene encoding orotidine-5'-phosphate decarboxylase, which encodes MTEAADRLIVALDFSSADSAKTLVDQLDGVVSFFKVGLELHLVGGTEMVNWLLARGKRVFLDLKYNDIEETVERTVRQAAKLGISFLTVHGGGKIVQAAVNGRGDADLKILIVTVLTSLDNDDMRDLGFACTVDDLVLARAKRAAELGCDGVIASGREARTIREQVGGQIVIVTPGIRQSDGSMDDHKRHVDARTAICEGANYIVVGRPIRNAANPRAAAEEFVRQIQAGLDGRVQSGGKPPFNSAHAPV
- a CDS encoding ribbon-helix-helix domain-containing protein gives rise to the protein MVERKIPVSVSFDPNLLEELDRISARTKIPRSVLIRDAVASYIEYLQPQRELPIRPLKAMSRELQDD
- a CDS encoding fibronectin type III domain-containing protein codes for the protein MRGRVAFACVWVVVSAWILLLAGAAGAADPGPTPDYVHLSWQNDPANTMTIMWRTMNGVTDQVVQYGPTASYGQSATGTWAALPEGRGYSHTVEITGLAENTPYHYRVGDGGSNWSGDKTFKTAFAGDNLCAPFRFISMGDARSSTGSGASIYWSTVMDAATDENPDFILFGGDMIADGDEQEDGWEDFFDRAEGDLSKFPIMAVWGNHEHHGVSAFLDNFAFPVNDVTGTEDWYDFRVGPVHFFALSTEHGATGYQQQATWMDEKLGDTDAPWTISFQHRPTYSSGTTHGSEPECQQYFLPVYDTHEIDVNIGSHDHMYERTKPVRNGTPIAGEDYSLGTMYLVSGGAGAFVNPILNIFNNFYLKGIGATHYVIFDVAFNRMRLTVKSEFGLTYDSFEWSKEELGYPTAAFTGPAGAIEALEPATFDASDAFDPCDTLADYDWDFGDGLSGSGVIVDHAWDGPGTYTVTLTVTDNDGNTDTAQLDVTVLPAMPDDDTDDDSTDDDTTDDDTTDDDTADDDTTDDDSDDDTWFPDDDDSADDDATADDDATGGDSSGESGDDNDGGCGC
- a CDS encoding endo alpha-1,4 polygalactosaminidase, translated to MRMLDAAYTLFPDPFRALVASIGLVLLLAVASACAGGDDDDDDSSDNDSDAAADIWRPAPGTTWQWQLSGAIDESFDVEMYDIDLFDVPGQMMQALRDSGRVVICYFSAGSLEDWREDASQFPEEALGNNLDGWEGERWLDVTNAAVREIMLARLDVAVVKGCDGVEPDNVDGYDNDNGLGLTESDQIDYNRFLADAAHARGLSIGLKNDMGQIDDLRDDFDWALNEECHAYDECGAYADFLAAGKAVFNAEYVDDWPDAPALAEDICGTFPDLSTIVKEWDLTARRLSCDAV
- a CDS encoding enoyl-CoA hydratase/isomerase family protein, which encodes MGYETLTLTDGPRVATLTLNRPEAGNATNMKMVRELVAACEHLADESKADVLVIRGAGDVFCSGIDLADFEPGRAADINGFHKWEKACTAIEKLPKITIAQINGECVGGGAQLALVCDFRLMARGARIGFNEVRLGFIPGLATFRLAKFIGLGRAKSIVLTSRMLAADEAERIGLVDRLYDPVDADAALAKTIDEFLPFNAVSLELSRRLLNESYAVEYEDFVGHFLAAQHRSISDEPFAAHVAKARTKKSD
- a CDS encoding type III polyketide synthase, which codes for MTRSDFIAPRIAAIGTANPPDRYTQDQFLDLFRVDDPRSRALFRNSHIESRHLYLPPANGDGYADESPEELIGKHLRGVLDMGARAVGAALDMGELAPGDIDQLVTVTSTGFLCPGISAHLVRAMGFRADVHRLDIIGMGCNAALNGLAPAASYAGAHPGARSLLLCCEVCSAAYVHDETMRTAVVNSLFGDGAAAAVLTTGNSETHPAVLGFESHIIPEAIDAMRFDTVGGKLSFFLDHNIPYVIGNNVRVPVMRLLDRFGLKQRNIAHWLVHSGGKKVIDSIKYNLGLTNHDVRHTRAILRGFGNLSSASVLFSLARLRDEQIAKDGDYGVMIAMGPGTSIETALLRW
- a CDS encoding SIMPL domain-containing protein — its product is MSKDNWPFFWGMLALAVGISLAGRFLSNTVRDLKSGEEIISSTGSATKPIQSDFMIWRGRLSATGATSQAAFPEIKRHVERLKAYFQKEGVKPEELVFPPIATSPMYQTRVLEGDQTINEVVGYELSQGFEIQSTDVARVTAVSRKVTDLIEEGVPLESYAPEYYFTKLAEMRIEMLGLATDDAKVRAEKMADSAGGKVGVLRSISSGVFQVTPRYSTDVSGYGMNDTTSLEKDITAVVKAAFAVEH